A window of Patagioenas fasciata isolate bPatFas1 chromosome 5, bPatFas1.hap1, whole genome shotgun sequence contains these coding sequences:
- the GATD1 gene encoding glutamine amidotransferase-like class 1 domain-containing protein 1 isoform X1, with product MRRRVPPPGPPEPRTMSDRVGKPSCLIVASAAAAGVSAQSFLHCFTLTSSAFNLQVVTPGGKPIDFVDVNESNMRWIQDFRMKSYANPAKLESIDGARYHALLIPDCPGAMTDLANSGYLAKILQHFSAGNKPICAIGHGVAALCCATNEDKSWVFEGYSLTGPSVYELVRQPNFASLAIIVEDFVKDSGATFSASLPDAVHVVLDRHLVTGQNENSTLPAIQNLLILCNVRK from the exons ATGAGGAGACGGGTCCCGCCGCCGGGTCCGCCCGAGCCCCGCACCATGTCGGACCGGGTGGGCAAGCCCTCCTGCCTCATCGTcgccagcgccgccgccgcgg GTGTGTCAGCCCAGTCCTTCCTACACTGCTTTACGCTGACTAGTTCCGCTTTTAATCTGCAAGTTGTGACTCCTGGG GGGAAGCCGATTGATTTTGTGGATGTGAATGAGAGCAACATGCGCTGGATACAAGACTTCCGCATGAAATCGTACGCCAACCCTGCCAAGCTGGAGTCCATTGATG GTGCCAGATACCATGCATTGCTGATTCCAGACTGCCCCGGGGCCATGACTGACCTTGCAAACAGTGGCTACCTGGCCAAGATATTACAGCACTTCAGCGCTGGGAACA agCCTATCTGTGCGATTGGACATGGAGTCGCAGCTTTGTGTTGTGCCACCAATGAAGATAAATCCTGGGTATTTGAGGGGTACAGCCTGACAGGG CCCTCTGTGTACGAACTAGTGAGGCAGCCTAATTTTGCCAGTTTGGCCATTATTGTGGAAGATTTTGTGAAAGATTCTGGAGCTACATTTAGTG CCAGCCTTCCGGATGCTGTACATGTTGTGCTGGACAGACACCTGGTGACAGGACAGAACGAGAATTCCACTCTTCCTGCCATCCAGAACCTGCTTATTCTTTGCAATGTCAG GAAATGA
- the GATD1 gene encoding glutamine amidotransferase-like class 1 domain-containing protein 1 isoform X3: protein MRRRVPPPGPPEPRTMSDRVGKPSCLIVASAAAAGVSAQSFLHCFTLTSSAFNLQVVTPGGKPIDFVDVNESNMRWIQDFRMKSYANPAKLESIDGARYHALLIPDCPGAMTDLANSGYLAKILQHFSAGNKPICAIGHGVAALCCATNEDKSWVFEGYSLTGPSVYELVRQPNFASLAIIVEDFVKDSGATFSASLPDAVHVVLDRHLVTGQNENSTLPAIQNLLILCNVRMDVDLVTSPRTSDTSRHLVCAEERNLQC, encoded by the exons ATGAGGAGACGGGTCCCGCCGCCGGGTCCGCCCGAGCCCCGCACCATGTCGGACCGGGTGGGCAAGCCCTCCTGCCTCATCGTcgccagcgccgccgccgcgg GTGTGTCAGCCCAGTCCTTCCTACACTGCTTTACGCTGACTAGTTCCGCTTTTAATCTGCAAGTTGTGACTCCTGGG GGGAAGCCGATTGATTTTGTGGATGTGAATGAGAGCAACATGCGCTGGATACAAGACTTCCGCATGAAATCGTACGCCAACCCTGCCAAGCTGGAGTCCATTGATG GTGCCAGATACCATGCATTGCTGATTCCAGACTGCCCCGGGGCCATGACTGACCTTGCAAACAGTGGCTACCTGGCCAAGATATTACAGCACTTCAGCGCTGGGAACA agCCTATCTGTGCGATTGGACATGGAGTCGCAGCTTTGTGTTGTGCCACCAATGAAGATAAATCCTGGGTATTTGAGGGGTACAGCCTGACAGGG CCCTCTGTGTACGAACTAGTGAGGCAGCCTAATTTTGCCAGTTTGGCCATTATTGTGGAAGATTTTGTGAAAGATTCTGGAGCTACATTTAGTG CCAGCCTTCCGGATGCTGTACATGTTGTGCTGGACAGACACCTGGTGACAGGACAGAACGAGAATTCCACTCTTCCTGCCATCCAGAACCTGCTTATTCTTTGCAATGTCAG AATGGATGTGGACTTGGTGACTTCGCCGCGTACATCAGACACCTCAAGACATCTAGTGTGTGCTGAAGAGAGGAACCTCCAGTGCTGA
- the GATD1 gene encoding glutamine amidotransferase-like class 1 domain-containing protein 1 isoform X2: protein MRRRVPPPGPPEPRTMSDRVGKPSCLIVASAAAAGVSAQSFLHCFTLTSSAFNLQVVTPGGKPIDFVDVNESNMRWIQDFRMKSYANPAKLESIDGARYHALLIPDCPGAMTDLANSGYLAKILQHFSAGNKPICAIGHGVAALCCATNEDKSWVFEGYSLTGPSVYELVRQPNFASLAIIVEDFVKDSGATFSASLPDAVHVVLDRHLVTGQNENSTLPAIQNLLILCNVR, encoded by the exons ATGAGGAGACGGGTCCCGCCGCCGGGTCCGCCCGAGCCCCGCACCATGTCGGACCGGGTGGGCAAGCCCTCCTGCCTCATCGTcgccagcgccgccgccgcgg GTGTGTCAGCCCAGTCCTTCCTACACTGCTTTACGCTGACTAGTTCCGCTTTTAATCTGCAAGTTGTGACTCCTGGG GGGAAGCCGATTGATTTTGTGGATGTGAATGAGAGCAACATGCGCTGGATACAAGACTTCCGCATGAAATCGTACGCCAACCCTGCCAAGCTGGAGTCCATTGATG GTGCCAGATACCATGCATTGCTGATTCCAGACTGCCCCGGGGCCATGACTGACCTTGCAAACAGTGGCTACCTGGCCAAGATATTACAGCACTTCAGCGCTGGGAACA agCCTATCTGTGCGATTGGACATGGAGTCGCAGCTTTGTGTTGTGCCACCAATGAAGATAAATCCTGGGTATTTGAGGGGTACAGCCTGACAGGG CCCTCTGTGTACGAACTAGTGAGGCAGCCTAATTTTGCCAGTTTGGCCATTATTGTGGAAGATTTTGTGAAAGATTCTGGAGCTACATTTAGTG CCAGCCTTCCGGATGCTGTACATGTTGTGCTGGACAGACACCTGGTGACAGGACAGAACGAGAATTCCACTCTTCCTGCCATCCAGAACCTGCTTATTCTTTGCAATGTCAG GTAA